CCGCGGCAACCTGGGCGAGCTGGTGGGTCACCGGAACGGAGATCCGTACGTAGATGGCTTGCTCCATCATCGCGGCGAAGGAGGACCCCATTCGCTCGGCGATGTCGACGCCCTGGCCGGGCTTGGCCTGACCGGTGCCGGCCAACACTCCGTCCAGCGACTTCTTGGTAGAAACCCGCAGGGGCACGCCGTTGAGGAACGTCCCGCCGCCCGCGGTGGCCGTGAACATCTCATCGAGCAGCGGAAAGTAGATCACTGCCAGCACCGGGCGCCCGTCGCGCACGAGGCTGACGCCGATGTTCCAGTCGGTCATGCCGTGCACGGCGTTGATATTGCCGCCGATGGGGTCGATGAGCCACCACTCGCCCGCGGCCAGCGGGCCCGATCCATGCTCGTCGTTCAGCCAGCCTGCGCTCGGCAGGATCTCGGCCAGCGCAGGCCGTAGCGTGTCGACAACGGCTGCTTCGTTGTCGCGGATGGATGCCAGAAGCTCGGTGAGCCCGGCTTGACGCGTCTCGGTGGAGTAGAGCCTCAGCATCCTGGTGCCCGCGTGGCGGGCAGCAGCTGTGGCAGCCGTGGACAGTTGACCCATCATGACGTCTCCGTTAATTTACATGAGCACAATACTCATCTGACATTGTTTACTGGTGTGCAAGTGGATTTGAATCTGCTGACTGTGCTCGACGCTCTGCTCGAGGAAGGCAGCGTGAGGGGTGCGGCCAGGCGGCTGCAGTTGTCGTCGCCCGCGGTCAGCCGCACGCTCGGTCGGCTCCGGAGGGTGACCGGCGACGACCTCCTGGTGCGTACGGGCCATGCGATGACCCCTACGCCGTATGCGGTGTCGATCCGGGAGGACGTCCGTCGGCTGGTAAGACAGGCCGAGGAGGTGCTCTCGCCGAGCCGCGAGCTGGAACTCATGGCGCTGGAGCGCACCTTCACGCTCCAGTGCCATGATGCGCTTGCCGCGTCGCTGGTGCCCGTGTTGGTCAGCAAGGTCCAGGAGCAGGCTCCCGGCGTGCAGTTGCGGGTGCTGGCCGAGACCTCCACCGACACCGACGACCTGCGGCACGGCCGCATCGAGCTAGAACTCGGCGGAGGCCGGCCGAGCCTGCCCGAGTTCCGGTCCGAGACCCTCGGCCACGACCCCCTCGTTGTGGCGATGCGTCCCGACCATCCGTACGCCGACAGCCTCGATCTGCACGCGTACGCCTCGCAGCCACACGTGATCGTCTCCCGGCGCGGCCGCCTGACCGCACCGATCGACGACGTGCTGGCCCAAGAAGGCCTGCACCGTCGGGTCGTCGCGGCCGTGGCGACCCTCCCCGCGGCCCTCCAGATAGCCGGCCGCAGCAACCTGCTGCTCACCACCACGGCGATCCTCGGCCGTCCGCTCATCGAAGCGTTCAGCTTGATCACGAGGCCGATACCGGTCGAGTTCCCGGCGGCGCCGATCAATTGCAGTTGGCACCAGCGCAACGACTCGGACATCGCGCACGCCTGGCTCCGCGATCAGGTAAGGGCGGCTCTCGCGGAGATCGTCACCGCCTAACCGGCCAGCGGCAGGGCCACGGTTCCGGGGAAGTGTGGCTCCTCGGCCTCGTCGAGCATGGCCGCCGCTACGGTGTCACGGGTGACCTTCGCGGTGAGATCGAACGGAGGCGCATCCCGCAGACCGACCGTGCGCCGGGTGGGGCTTTCCGGTCCGTCGGCCAGCACCCCGGCATGAAAGACCGTGCCACCGGCCGTAAGGACCGTGTTGTCGGCCTCGACCTTGTCCGCAAGATGATCGCCCCCCAGCAGCTTCACGATGACGCCGGCCGCCTCCCCTGCCACCTCGGCGGACTTGCCCGTGCCGTACGCACCGAGCCAGATGATGCGCCGTGACCGGGCCGCGACAACTGTCCTGGCGCCAGCCAGGAGAATTCCCGCCTTGTCCGCGCCGAGAGCGGAAAGGACTACGGAATCCGCATCGATCGCCGCAGAAATACTCGCGGGGTCATGCACATCACCCGCCACTTTATACAGAGCGTCGGAATTGGGTACCGGAATTCGCTCGGGGTCGCGCGCAATCGCGGTAACGGTGTGACCACGCTGTAGCGCCCGCCGAGTAAGCGCGATTCCGGTCCTGCCGGAAGCCGCAAGGATCGTGAGATTCATATGGAAAAGCTAGAGAACTCGTCGCTTAACATCAAGTGCAAGCTCGTTAAGGACTAATTTACCCAGGCGCAATCCGCCTCCGCCGCCCGGCTCGGATTGTCGATTACGGACAAGGAAGTGTCCACCGCGACAGCATGGGCGGCTATGGCTGCGAAGACCTCAATGTCGTTCCTCCACCACCACGTCAATGCCCCTGGAGTGCAGCCGCTCTCGGCGACGACCATGGCGCCATGGCTCCTGGCCCAGCAGTGGCAGCAGGACGCGACCCAGGTACGCGCAGCGACGCCACAGCGTGTCGTGGTCCGAGGTCATGATCCATCCTCTCTGTAGTTGGAGGGCCTGCCGCCTGAGCGACCCAGACCCTCCGACTTCCCACTACCCGCGGGCCAGGTACAGGGCGGGGCTGGACGTTGTCTCAGCGGTTGACTTCGAGATTCGTCAGGACGAGTTGTGGCCGGGGGTGAGCTTGTGAGTGCGGCTGGCGTGGTTGATGGGGGTTTCCGGAAAGAGGGTGTGATCGAGCCTCCGCGACGACTACGGCTGCAATCCGATGGTCACGGCCAGCCTGCTGCCCTGAGTACCGATACGGCGACGTCAGTGACAAAGCCTGTGCCGGCATCGACGGTGAAGTCGTCGACTGCGGACCGGCTGAGGGTTCTGTCCAGTTCACCGGACCGGTTCAGGTGCCATCGCAGTGCTTCGAGCTCGCTGTTGTGACGTTGGGCCAGTCGCTGGTGGTTGATCGGCAGCTCAGCCTGGAGTCGGCAGACCGTGGGTTGAGCACCTACGGCATCAGCCAGTAGCTTCCGCTCGTGCTGGTCCTGAACCACACCAGCGAGGACGGGGCGCGTCGCTCCGGCATCGAGATAGTGACCGGTGAAGGTCGCCCACGGCCTCGGCAACGGTTGTCTTGCCCACGCCGACAGTGCCATTGAGGAGGAGGGCGTGAGCGCCCCGAGGGCTGTCAGCGTGCATCTCGGCATCGTACGTCGAACAGCTCGGGTCCGTGCGGGTTCCAGCGCGGCTGCCACCAGTCGGCCGAGTGGATCCCGACGGGCAGCCCGCTCAAACGCTCGGCGAGGCGGGCAATGCTGCCCGGCACCTGGCGCTCGATCGGGCCGGGGGCGATGTAGTCGACCGACAGTCCCGCGAGCTGTGCCGGCTACGAGGCCCTGCCACTGGCGGTACGGCGGGTGACCTGACCGACGTGGTCGGCGTCCCCCACTCTGCACACAGTCACGAGTGGGGCTCCCGATCCGCAAGAGAACGCCGCCTGACCCGCGACGGCTCGGAGCGCACGGTGGTGCCTCACCCGGCCTGCTCGGACCGGTCGGTTTCACCGGCCGTGCCGAGCACATGCAGCCCGGTGTCGATGAGCCGAGCCGCACGCATGACATCTGCGGTGACGGCCTGGTGAAGCCGCTCGGGAGCGACGTCGCGCCCGAGGTGGCGGCGCAGGGCTTGGAACTGGACGGACCACAGGCCAAGGAGGGCGATCGCGGCGATCTGCGGTTCGGGGTCGTCCTGGCTCAGGCCAGCGCGCGAGGCAAGAATCTCGGCGGCCTCGGCGACCAGCCGGTCAGTCATGTCCCGCTGATAGGCCCGCAAAGACGGGGTGGACCTGACCAGCCTCCCGAAGCGCATGAGCACGACCTTCGCCTCGACAGCGTCGGCCTGCGCGGCGAGCCAGGAGGTGATGTCCTTCAGCTCCTGGTCGAGGATCGCCAGCGCCGCCTCGACCGGTGCCAGGCCCGGGTCAGCGAGAGTCTGGCGCAGCGAGTTCATGGTGGCCTCGCCCAAATCCAGGACCAAGGACTCCTTGGTCGGGAAGTAGTTGAACACCGTCTTCTCCGAGACTCCGCACGCCTGCGCGATCTCCGCCACGCGCACAGCCTCGAAGCCGCGCTCCAGGAACATCGCGGTCGCTGTATCAGACAGCTGCTGACGCATCAGCCGCTTCTTGCGCTCCCGAAGGCCTTCGTCCGCGGATTCCTGGCTCCTTGGGCGGAGCGTCGACCAGTCCACAGTGCGCATGCTCATGCCTCAGATAGTAATCCAGCCCCTGGAAAAATACTGCTACAGTAAGTTTTCAGTGACTGTACAGTACGCTACGCGATGGGTTTCCCGTCGCCCACCCGGAAGGGTCCCTCATGAGTGAGATCCACATCGTCCGCGACTACCCCCACCGGCCGGAAATGGTGTGGCGCGCGGTCACCGACCCTCAGCTGGTCCCGCTGTGGACGGCGACCGGCGCCGGCGCCCGCCCTGAGGGCTTCGCGCCCGTCGTTGGCACCAAGTTCGCCTTCGTGGCCAAGCCTCGGCCCGGATGGAGCGGCGTCGTCTCCTGTGAGGTTCTGGAGGTGCGCAAGCCGGAACTATTGCGGTTTTCTTGGCAGGATGAGAGCGGAGGTGCGGTGACCGAGGTCGCCTACCGGATTCAGGCGTGGGGCGAAGGCACGCGCTTCATCTACGACCACACGGGCTTCACCGGTGTCGGCGGCCTGTTCATGTCCAAGTTTCTCGGCAGCGTCCGCACCAAGATGCTCACGAAGGGCCTGCCCGCAGTGCTGGACGACCTCGATGATCAGGGTTCGCTGCGCCCGGACAGTTCTCTGCGCCCACATGAATAGGTCGTCAGGTACGGCGGCGCCGCTGGTGCCGGTGGTACGCCCCTGAGTGCCCGCCGCGACACTGAGCATGGCTCCGGGCTGGGAACCCAACGCTGGGTCGTGGAGCGCGCGTTCGCCCACGTGCACTGGTTTCGACGCCTGCGGGTGGCTCATTGGCGCGTGGCACTGCGCATCAGTTCCTCGAGGTCGCGTTCGCCTGCCGGGGTCTGCGCCCCGTTGCGCAGCCCTCGGCCACGAGACCATCGTGATCAGCGACCACGGCGGTGCTCCTGCGGCGGCCCTGATCCCCGTCGGCGAACTCGCGGAACTGCGGCGCCTGCAGGAGGAAGCCGACATTGCTGAAGCCGACCACCGCAAAGCCGAGGGCGCGGGCCGGTAGTGACGCATGACGCATTCATGGCCGATTTGGAGGCCGGTGACGCGCGGGCAGCCGCTTCGTGACCCATGCGATGGTGCGGCAGCATCAGGCCACTGCGCGCTCGGGTGGCTGCCCCAACTCGACCTGCAGAGCGCCAAGGAATGCGCTGCCGCAGTGCGCTCGACGATGTTTCTCCGCCCACGTAGACCCTCCAGGCGTAGGCCACGACGGGACTTCCCCGCCGGGCCAGCCGGGGCCGACGATCCGCGGCCGATGGGCTGGCCGACGCGTGTCGTTGACGTGATCCAAGGGTCGGGCCAGACGGTCGGGTAGTTGCTGCGGCTGATCTCCGGCCAAGTCAGGCACCAGAAGCACCGAGTTTCAGCAAACGTAGGCGATGAACGAGTCTCGGCGTCCTCGACATGCAGGTGCCAGCTATCGAACAGCCAGAACGACCGGCCGATGAACGTCATCGCCTGCAACTGGTCCACCGCAACTAACCTCGCCCTTTCGGTCGGCGGTGAGGCCATCGCGGACCTGACCGTGCTGCGGGACCAGACAGGGATATTCGGTCCGGTCGCCGGTATGGGGCAGGCAGCGCGAGGAGCGACCCGCGATACACCTATGAGCAGCCCCACCGGAATGCCTGGTGCGGCCACGCTTGGCCCGGGTGCCTTCGTCGTTCTCCGGCAGCAGTTCGTGGCCGAGGGCCCAGCAGACGTCCTTCAAAAACGCCGTCATGAGCAGCCCTCAAGGAGGCGAACAGGCCGTGCCGCAGGTCACGCGAACCTCACGCAGCGGCCACAGTCGGCAGCAGTCCATGGTCAGCACCCTGTCACGCTCGCGCGCAACGCCCTATTCGGGTGGCCTGCGGGGGCA
This portion of the Streptomyces asiaticus genome encodes:
- a CDS encoding inositol monophosphatase family protein, with amino-acid sequence MMGQLSTAATAAARHAGTRMLRLYSTETRQAGLTELLASIRDNEAAVVDTLRPALAEILPSAGWLNDEHGSGPLAAGEWWLIDPIGGNINAVHGMTDWNIGVSLVRDGRPVLAVIYFPLLDEMFTATAGGGTFLNGVPLRVSTKKSLDGVLAGTGQAKPGQGVDIAERMGSSFAAMMEQAIYVRISVPVTHQLAQVAAGRMDLHWQFDNVRSHVAGVLLVQEAGGIVTDLDGRPWELTSTGYVAATPGVHAAALKILAARP
- a CDS encoding LysR family transcriptional regulator, which gives rise to MQVDLNLLTVLDALLEEGSVRGAARRLQLSSPAVSRTLGRLRRVTGDDLLVRTGHAMTPTPYAVSIREDVRRLVRQAEEVLSPSRELELMALERTFTLQCHDALAASLVPVLVSKVQEQAPGVQLRVLAETSTDTDDLRHGRIELELGGGRPSLPEFRSETLGHDPLVVAMRPDHPYADSLDLHAYASQPHVIVSRRGRLTAPIDDVLAQEGLHRRVVAAVATLPAALQIAGRSNLLLTTTAILGRPLIEAFSLITRPIPVEFPAAPINCSWHQRNDSDIAHAWLRDQVRAALAEIVTA
- a CDS encoding NAD(P)-dependent oxidoreductase; the protein is MNLTILAASGRTGIALTRRALQRGHTVTAIARDPERIPVPNSDALYKVAGDVHDPASISAAIDADSVVLSALGADKAGILLAGARTVVAARSRRIIWLGAYGTGKSAEVAGEAAGVIVKLLGGDHLADKVEADNTVLTAGGTVFHAGVLADGPESPTRRTVGLRDAPPFDLTAKVTRDTVAAAMLDEAEEPHFPGTVALPLAG
- a CDS encoding TetR/AcrR family transcriptional regulator, with product MRTVDWSTLRPRSQESADEGLRERKKRLMRQQLSDTATAMFLERGFEAVRVAEIAQACGVSEKTVFNYFPTKESLVLDLGEATMNSLRQTLADPGLAPVEAALAILDQELKDITSWLAAQADAVEAKVVLMRFGRLVRSTPSLRAYQRDMTDRLVAEAAEILASRAGLSQDDPEPQIAAIALLGLWSVQFQALRRHLGRDVAPERLHQAVTADVMRAARLIDTGLHVLGTAGETDRSEQAG
- a CDS encoding SRPBCC family protein, which produces MSEIHIVRDYPHRPEMVWRAVTDPQLVPLWTATGAGARPEGFAPVVGTKFAFVAKPRPGWSGVVSCEVLEVRKPELLRFSWQDESGGAVTEVAYRIQAWGEGTRFIYDHTGFTGVGGLFMSKFLGSVRTKMLTKGLPAVLDDLDDQGSLRPDSSLRPHE